The Watersipora subatra chromosome 1, tzWatSuba1.1, whole genome shotgun sequence genome has a window encoding:
- the LOC137385959 gene encoding protein phosphatase 1 regulatory subunit 12B-like, whose amino-acid sequence MSTSSSSKTKNGLKARNGTTFKDRNSEDEFMAASIGDEEWLRQSVRHSKQINFDKNGLAALHLASLHGRLACVKLLIEKFNHDVNLASSTGWRPIHLAISNQTGKMSFAVLQYLLRKGADFSVINDDGITPMHQAASEGHIQCLKALIERSAKIYVKDYRGHTPLDLAKLWGHRQCARILATEQWHQEKDEVAKELSKLKKKKMIDELENLSILEDERAGKQFCGADAYKDWLNSRGLAADKEGRIKSGKKVKVGLGTKENTQMSGLHVPNSISDARMPERSNILTGASKSLTPITRDRTMDSFPDSTDYYAIYEKTTPPKENKLLTVREKRLAINANKFRVKDDWNFSPQCKLLGHYQPDLQDCYPRNPITKLPHRNAAPAYLATHKNVPVSAFSDADAHTKERRVVFQPETIFDAQTKVKYSEEKLLNKPQVFINLSNDLGSQLFQGGLYIDPFPDIHTNQEKVGGKCSSSTVTPGLITPLSEKQIPLTLRT is encoded by the exons ATGAGCACAAGTAGCAGTAGCAAAACTAAGAACGGATTGAAAGCCAGAAATGGCACAACATTTAAGGACCGGAACAGTGAAGATGAGTTCATGGCAGCTTCAATTGGAGATGAGGAATGGCTGAGACAGAGTGTGAGGCACTCGAAGCAAATTAACTTCGATAAAAAT GGTTTAGCGGCTCTCCATCTGGCTTCACTTCATGGTAGACTCGCTTGTGTCAAGTTACTTATTGAAAAATTCAACCATGATGTAAATCTCGCCAGCTCTACAGGATGGAGACCAATACATTTGGCTATCAGCAACCAGACTGGCAAAATGTCATTTGCTGTACTGCAATATCTCCTTCGTAAAGGAGCCGACTTTTCCGT CATTAATGACGATGGAATAACTCCTATGCATCAAGCAGCTTCCGAAGGACACATACAATGTTTGAAGGCTTTGATAGAGAGGTCAGCAAAAATCTATGTTAAGGATTATCGAGGTCATACTCCCCTTGATTTGGCAAAACTCTGGGGTCATCGACAATGTGCCAG AATCCTAGCGACTGAGCAATGGCACCAGGAAAAAGATGAAGTTGCCAAGGAACTTTCGaaactaaaaaaaaaaaaaatgatTGACGAGTTGGAGAATCTATCAATTCTAGAAGATGAAAGGGCCGGAAAACAGTTCTGTGGTGCCGATGCTTATAAAGACTGGCTGAATAGCAGAGGCCTTGCTGCTGACAAAGAAG GAAGAATTAAATCAGGTAAGAAAGTTAAAGTTGGTTTGGGTACTAAAGAAAACACACAGATGAGCGGTCTTCATGTACCTAACTCTATATCAGATGCCCGCATGCCTGAAAGATCAAACATTTTAACTGGTGCATCGAAGTCCTTGACCCCGATAACCAGAGACCGCACAATGGATTCCTTTCCTGACAGCACTGATTATTATGCTATATACGAAAAGACCACACCGCCAAAGGAGAATAAGCTTCTCACAGTTCGAGAAAAGCGATTGGCAATCAATGCCAATAAGTTTCGTGTCAAAGATGATTGGAACTTTTCGCCTCAATGTAAGCTGCTGGGCCACTATCAACCAGACTTGCAAGACTGCTATCCTAGAAATCCCATTACAAAATTGCCTCATCGTAACGCAGCTCCCGCTTATCTAGCTACTCATAAAAATGTTCCAGTGTCAGCATTCAGTGACGCTGATGCTCACACGAAGGAGCGACGCGTTGTCTTCCAACCCGAAACAATCTTTGATGCACAAACCAAGGTAAAATACTCCGAGGAAAAACTGCTCAACAAACCACAAGTCTTCATCAACCTGAGCAATGATTTGGGATCACAACTATTTCAAG GAGGCTTGTACATTGACCCGTTTCCAGACATACACACTAATCAGGAGAAAGTTGGAGGCAAGTGCTCTTCATCTACAGTTACCCCTGGGCTGATAACTCCTCTTTCTGAAAAGCAAATTCCATTAACTCTACGAACATGA
- the LOC137403697 gene encoding uncharacterized protein — MKCKLESGNTIGIERATNSMALNMEVFVQELTLAKPVETKSEMLEIAKLKDEITQLIDEMKPMVQDMTKNVKRVRCTQTQLGNQLDRLHLTSQQKVFSTDLTNLEIKVKLLSRATGVKFHSANSGVLMHKAKVCSFTIPKTQSKQVTIDSMWKYLEKP, encoded by the exons ATGAAGTGCAAGCTAGAAAGTGGAAACACGATTGGGATTGAGAGAGCGACAAACAGCATG GCTTTAAATATGGAAGTATTTGTCCAAGAACTTACGTTGGCCAAGCCAGTGGAAACTAAGTCAGAAATGCTAGAAATAGCGAAACTAAAGGATGAAATTACACAGCTAATTGATGAAATGAAACCAATGGTGCAAG ACATGACGAAAAATGTCAAAAGAGTGCGCTGCACACAAACACAGCTGGGTAACCAACTAGATCGTCTACATTTAACATCACAACAAAAAGTCTTCTCTACAGACCTGACTAATCTTGA aatAAAGGTAAAACTTTTGTCTAGGGCTACAGGTGTCAAATTTCATAGTGCCAATTCAGGAG TGCTAATGCACAAGGCAAAGGTGTGCAGCTTCACAATCCCAAAGACACAGTCAAAGCAAGTGACAATAGATTCTATGTGGAAGTACTTGGAGAAACCTTAG
- the LOC137385960 gene encoding cytosolic iron-sulfur assembly component 2A-like, translated as MAKFKDFRPIDDKPEEEIALDIFDIIKDIRDPEKAATLEELNVLTEDSVSVKKLSDTYLQTTVTFTPTVPHCSLATQIGLCIREKLKRTLPYRAKINILIKQGTHSTEEEVNKQINDKERVAAALENASLLGLVNDCIEEK; from the exons ATGGCTAAATTTAAAGACTTCCGACCTATAGACGATAAACCAGAGGAAGAAATTGCACTTGATATATTTG ATATCATAAAGGACATTAGGGATCCAGAGAAAGCTGCAACATTGGAAGAGTTGAATGTTTTAACAGAGGACAGCGTTTCTGTCAAAAAGCTTTCTGATACATACCTTCAAACCACAG TTACATTCACTCCTACAGTGCCGCACTGCAGTCTAGCAACACAAATAGGTCTGTGCATCAGGGAAAAGTTAAAGAGGACGCTGCCATATAGGGCAAAGATTAATATCTTGATAAAGCAGGGAACTCATTCGACTGAGGAAGAGG TAAACAAGCAGATCAATGACAAGGAAAGGGTTGCAGCAGCCCTAGAAAACGCAAGTCTTCTCGGGTTAGTCAATGACTGCATCGAAGAGAAGTAA
- the LOC137403678 gene encoding crossover junction endonuclease EME1-like isoform X2 produces MECIDLLDDSDDDIPLFPASKNSSPTSVTPTVTKQKLESLPSMPSETIELSSSDDEELMLEETKTDVKTLKPIIFPNYDSEKTEEYSGSTERYSCSSDLESLPDINADMGPLTNHNSDFQAADFANQQTDQEFFNQSSQHVQVNNLTSICKEDVEFTQIKKRPPSSLATEKVAKRTNGKEEKVLIQQKKREEKERKELEKKRAIAMKVAEREARRAAQPGECHRHMLLEVDKNVENTTLGVCISAMCLANSVPLTYTDTPAKNVILFKRKHVSSETSTTSYHLEDNMAVVLPMTDMVQLVEPCTNDTSVSLGSYVDNLRKACQSKPSIIVVGCEKYFRSLKTQSNRVHKDNILGTQHHSRKNKTMKVVTRLQYEEAVTALQITSDTAVINLETEERVAKTLLRLNKAIAEVPVKRGKYEKQALSVKTTGLRIGKNSEGCLKVWQRMLQESRNISSDVSSSIITEWPSPYMLYQAYKSCSSAEEAELLLQDIRIRRGGGVVQTTRRVGKETSRRIYELFTKQGDHVII; encoded by the exons ATGGAATGCATTGATTTGCTGGATGACAGCGATGATGACATTCCATTATTTCCTGCATCAAAAAACAGTTCTCCTACTAGTGTAACTCCTACAGTGACCAAACAGAAATTGGAATCGCTTCCATCCATGCCTAGTGAGACCATAGAGCTCTCAAGCAGTGACGATGAAGAGCTGATGCTTGAGGAAACTAAAACTGATGTTAAAACATTGAAACCCATAATATTTCCTAACTATGACAGTGAGAAAACTGAGGAGTATAGTGGGTCAACGGAGAGATACAGTTGTTCAAGTGACTTAGAATCCTTGCCAGATATAAATGCGGATATGGGTCCTTTGACCAATCATAATTCTGACTTTCAAGCAGCTGATTTTGCCAACCAACAAACAGATCAAGAATTCTTTAATCAATCTTCGCAGCATGTACAGGTTAATAACCTGACAAGTATATGTAAGGAAGATGTGGAGTTCACCCAGATTAAG AAACGGCCACCAAGTTCACTAGCTACAGAAAAAGTTGCTAAACGAACAAATGGTAAAGAAGAAAAAGTGTTAATCCAACAAAAAAAACGTGAAGAGAAAGAAAGAAAAGAGTTGGAGAAGAAACGAGCGATAGCCATGAAAGTTGCAGAAAGAGAGGCCAGAAGAGCGGCACAGCCAGGAGAATGCCATCGG cACATGCTGTTGGAGGTGGATAAGAATGTAGAGAACACAACACTGGGCGTCTGTATCAGTGCCATGTGCTTGGCTAATTCTGTACCGCTCACCTACACTGATACTCCAGCCAAAAATGTTATCTTGTTCAAAAGGAAGCACGTTTCTTCAGAAACTAGTACTACTAGTTATCATCTGGAAGATAACATGGCTGTGGTATTGCCAATGACTGATATGGTTCAATTGGTTGAACCT TGTACTAATGACACTTCGGTTTCTCTGGGGAGTTATGTTGACAACTTGAGGAAAGCGTGTCAATCTAAACCCTCTATAATTGTGGTTGGCTGTGAAAAATACTTTAG ATCGCTAAAGACTCAGAGCAACAGGGTGCACAAGGACAATATTCTCGGAACTCAACATCATTCTAGGAAAAACAAAACTATGAAAGTTGTCACTCGCCTGCAATATGAAGAG GCAGTGACTGCCCTGCAAATAACTTCAGATACAGCCGTGATCAATCTTGAAACAGAAGAGCGAGTAGCCAAAACACTGCTGCGCTTAAACAAAGCTATTGCTGAAGTTCCAGTAAA AAGGGGCAAATATGAAAAACAAGCCTTGTCAGTGAAAACAACTGGGCTAAGGATAGGAAAGAACAGCGAAGGTTGTCTGAAAGTGTGGCAGCGGATGCTGCAAGAGTCTAGGAATATATCATCCGATGTATCAAGCAGTATCATCACAGAATGGCCTTCTCCTTACATGCTTTACCAG GCATATAAAAGTTGTTCAAGTGCTGAGGAGGCTGAGCTATTGTTACAAGATATTCGT ATACGAAGAGGTGGTGGTGTTGTACAGACTACTAGAAGAGTTGGCAAAGAGACATCGCGTCGAATTTACGAGTTGTTTACCAAACAAGGAGACCATGTCATCATATAA
- the LOC137403678 gene encoding crossover junction endonuclease EME1-like isoform X3, translated as MECIDLLDDSDDDIPLFPASKNSSPTSVTPTVTKQKLESLPSMPSETIELSSSDDEELMLEETKTDVKTLKPIIFPNYDSEKTEEYSGSTERYSCSSDLESLPDINADMGPLTNHNSDFQAADFANQQTDQEFFNQSSQHVQVNNLTSICKEDVEFTQIKKKRPPSSLATEKVAKRTNGKEEKVLIQQKKREEKERKELEKKRAIAMKVAEREARRAAQPGECHRHMLLEVDKNVENTTLGVCISAMCLANSVPLTYTDTPAKNVILFKRKHVSSETSTTSYHLEDNMAVVLPMTDMVQLVEPVSNSCTNDTSVSLGSYVDNLRKACQSKPSIIVVGCEKYFRSLKTQSNRVHKDNILGTQHHSRKNKTMKVVTRLQYEEAVTALQITSDTAVINLETEERVAKTLLRLNKAIAEVPVKRGKYEKQALSVKTTGLRIGKNSEGCLKVWQRMLQESRNISSDVSSSIITEWPSPYMLYQAYKSCSSAEEAELLLQDIRIRRGGGVVQTTRRVGKETSRRIYELFTKQGDHVII; from the exons ATGGAATGCATTGATTTGCTGGATGACAGCGATGATGACATTCCATTATTTCCTGCATCAAAAAACAGTTCTCCTACTAGTGTAACTCCTACAGTGACCAAACAGAAATTGGAATCGCTTCCATCCATGCCTAGTGAGACCATAGAGCTCTCAAGCAGTGACGATGAAGAGCTGATGCTTGAGGAAACTAAAACTGATGTTAAAACATTGAAACCCATAATATTTCCTAACTATGACAGTGAGAAAACTGAGGAGTATAGTGGGTCAACGGAGAGATACAGTTGTTCAAGTGACTTAGAATCCTTGCCAGATATAAATGCGGATATGGGTCCTTTGACCAATCATAATTCTGACTTTCAAGCAGCTGATTTTGCCAACCAACAAACAGATCAAGAATTCTTTAATCAATCTTCGCAGCATGTACAGGTTAATAACCTGACAAGTATATGTAAGGAAGATGTGGAGTTCACCCAGATTAAG AAGAAACGGCCACCAAGTTCACTAGCTACAGAAAAAGTTGCTAAACGAACAAATGGTAAAGAAGAAAAAGTGTTAATCCAACAAAAAAAACGTGAAGAGAAAGAAAGAAAAGAGTTGGAGAAGAAACGAGCGATAGCCATGAAAGTTGCAGAAAGAGAGGCCAGAAGAGCGGCACAGCCAGGAGAATGCCATCGG cACATGCTGTTGGAGGTGGATAAGAATGTAGAGAACACAACACTGGGCGTCTGTATCAGTGCCATGTGCTTGGCTAATTCTGTACCGCTCACCTACACTGATACTCCAGCCAAAAATGTTATCTTGTTCAAAAGGAAGCACGTTTCTTCAGAAACTAGTACTACTAGTTATCATCTGGAAGATAACATGGCTGTGGTATTGCCAATGACTGATATGGTTCAATTGGTTGAACCTGTGAGTAATTCT TGTACTAATGACACTTCGGTTTCTCTGGGGAGTTATGTTGACAACTTGAGGAAAGCGTGTCAATCTAAACCCTCTATAATTGTGGTTGGCTGTGAAAAATACTTTAG ATCGCTAAAGACTCAGAGCAACAGGGTGCACAAGGACAATATTCTCGGAACTCAACATCATTCTAGGAAAAACAAAACTATGAAAGTTGTCACTCGCCTGCAATATGAAGAG GCAGTGACTGCCCTGCAAATAACTTCAGATACAGCCGTGATCAATCTTGAAACAGAAGAGCGAGTAGCCAAAACACTGCTGCGCTTAAACAAAGCTATTGCTGAAGTTCCAGTAAA AAGGGGCAAATATGAAAAACAAGCCTTGTCAGTGAAAACAACTGGGCTAAGGATAGGAAAGAACAGCGAAGGTTGTCTGAAAGTGTGGCAGCGGATGCTGCAAGAGTCTAGGAATATATCATCCGATGTATCAAGCAGTATCATCACAGAATGGCCTTCTCCTTACATGCTTTACCAG GCATATAAAAGTTGTTCAAGTGCTGAGGAGGCTGAGCTATTGTTACAAGATATTCGT ATACGAAGAGGTGGTGGTGTTGTACAGACTACTAGAAGAGTTGGCAAAGAGACATCGCGTCGAATTTACGAGTTGTTTACCAAACAAGGAGACCATGTCATCATATAA
- the LOC137403678 gene encoding crossover junction endonuclease EME1-like isoform X1, whose amino-acid sequence MECIDLLDDSDDDIPLFPASKNSSPTSVTPTVTKQKLESLPSMPSETIELSSSDDEELMLEETKTDVKTLKPIIFPNYDSEKTEEYSGSTERYSCSSDLESLPDINADMGPLTNHNSDFQAADFANQQTDQEFFNQSSQHVQVNNLTSICKEDVEFTQIKKKRPPSSLATEKVAKRTNGKEEKVLIQQKKREEKERKELEKKRAIAMKVAEREARRAAQPGECHRHMLLEVDKNVENTTLGVCISAMCLANSVPLTYTDTPAKNVILFKRKHVSSETSTTSYHLEDNMAVVLPMTDMVQLVEPCTNDTSVSLGSYVDNLRKACQSKPSIIVVGCEKYFRSLKTQSNRVHKDNILGTQHHSRKNKTMKVVTRLQYEEAVTALQITSDTAVINLETEERVAKTLLRLNKAIAEVPVKRGKYEKQALSVKTTGLRIGKNSEGCLKVWQRMLQESRNISSDVSSSIITEWPSPYMLYQAYKSCSSAEEAELLLQDIRIRRGGGVVQTTRRVGKETSRRIYELFTKQGDHVII is encoded by the exons ATGGAATGCATTGATTTGCTGGATGACAGCGATGATGACATTCCATTATTTCCTGCATCAAAAAACAGTTCTCCTACTAGTGTAACTCCTACAGTGACCAAACAGAAATTGGAATCGCTTCCATCCATGCCTAGTGAGACCATAGAGCTCTCAAGCAGTGACGATGAAGAGCTGATGCTTGAGGAAACTAAAACTGATGTTAAAACATTGAAACCCATAATATTTCCTAACTATGACAGTGAGAAAACTGAGGAGTATAGTGGGTCAACGGAGAGATACAGTTGTTCAAGTGACTTAGAATCCTTGCCAGATATAAATGCGGATATGGGTCCTTTGACCAATCATAATTCTGACTTTCAAGCAGCTGATTTTGCCAACCAACAAACAGATCAAGAATTCTTTAATCAATCTTCGCAGCATGTACAGGTTAATAACCTGACAAGTATATGTAAGGAAGATGTGGAGTTCACCCAGATTAAG AAGAAACGGCCACCAAGTTCACTAGCTACAGAAAAAGTTGCTAAACGAACAAATGGTAAAGAAGAAAAAGTGTTAATCCAACAAAAAAAACGTGAAGAGAAAGAAAGAAAAGAGTTGGAGAAGAAACGAGCGATAGCCATGAAAGTTGCAGAAAGAGAGGCCAGAAGAGCGGCACAGCCAGGAGAATGCCATCGG cACATGCTGTTGGAGGTGGATAAGAATGTAGAGAACACAACACTGGGCGTCTGTATCAGTGCCATGTGCTTGGCTAATTCTGTACCGCTCACCTACACTGATACTCCAGCCAAAAATGTTATCTTGTTCAAAAGGAAGCACGTTTCTTCAGAAACTAGTACTACTAGTTATCATCTGGAAGATAACATGGCTGTGGTATTGCCAATGACTGATATGGTTCAATTGGTTGAACCT TGTACTAATGACACTTCGGTTTCTCTGGGGAGTTATGTTGACAACTTGAGGAAAGCGTGTCAATCTAAACCCTCTATAATTGTGGTTGGCTGTGAAAAATACTTTAG ATCGCTAAAGACTCAGAGCAACAGGGTGCACAAGGACAATATTCTCGGAACTCAACATCATTCTAGGAAAAACAAAACTATGAAAGTTGTCACTCGCCTGCAATATGAAGAG GCAGTGACTGCCCTGCAAATAACTTCAGATACAGCCGTGATCAATCTTGAAACAGAAGAGCGAGTAGCCAAAACACTGCTGCGCTTAAACAAAGCTATTGCTGAAGTTCCAGTAAA AAGGGGCAAATATGAAAAACAAGCCTTGTCAGTGAAAACAACTGGGCTAAGGATAGGAAAGAACAGCGAAGGTTGTCTGAAAGTGTGGCAGCGGATGCTGCAAGAGTCTAGGAATATATCATCCGATGTATCAAGCAGTATCATCACAGAATGGCCTTCTCCTTACATGCTTTACCAG GCATATAAAAGTTGTTCAAGTGCTGAGGAGGCTGAGCTATTGTTACAAGATATTCGT ATACGAAGAGGTGGTGGTGTTGTACAGACTACTAGAAGAGTTGGCAAAGAGACATCGCGTCGAATTTACGAGTTGTTTACCAAACAAGGAGACCATGTCATCATATAA